The following coding sequences are from one Clostridioides difficile ATCC 9689 = DSM 1296 window:
- a CDS encoding Stp1/IreP family PP2C-type Ser/Thr phosphatase, whose product MVYSCASHIGKIRKNNEDYCEGEVIDTEHGPIGIFAIADGMGGHKKGEVASKLAVENIIDFLKENLLQHDNVKIDYIDDILKQAYNNVNSIVHKKSMEDIEFEGMGTTLVTAIVYNNVLYVANVGDSRCYLLTDEKFDKITIDHSVVEELMMAHVITEEEARRHPQRNRITRAIGTDDMVVVDIFKKEIKKSDIILLATDGLTGFIDDEDIRDLILDYEYERTSNISEELISMANDVSGKDNVSVIVIKV is encoded by the coding sequence ATGGTTTATAGTTGTGCCTCCCATATAGGAAAAATAAGAAAAAACAATGAAGACTATTGTGAGGGAGAAGTTATAGATACAGAACATGGTCCAATAGGAATATTTGCCATAGCTGATGGAATGGGTGGACATAAAAAAGGTGAAGTCGCCAGTAAATTAGCAGTAGAAAATATAATTGATTTTCTAAAGGAAAACTTATTACAACATGATAATGTAAAAATAGACTATATAGATGATATATTAAAACAGGCTTATAATAATGTAAACTCAATTGTGCACAAAAAATCTATGGAAGATATAGAATTTGAAGGAATGGGAACTACATTAGTTACGGCTATAGTGTATAATAATGTCTTATATGTGGCAAATGTTGGAGATAGCAGATGTTATTTGTTAACAGATGAAAAATTTGATAAAATAACTATAGACCATTCCGTGGTTGAAGAACTTATGATGGCCCATGTCATTACAGAAGAAGAGGCAAGAAGACATCCACAGAGGAATAGAATAACTAGAGCAATTGGAACAGATGATATGGTTGTTGTAGATATTTTTAAGAAAGAAATCAAAAAAAGTGATATAATACTTCTTGCGACAGATGGATTAACTGGGTTTATTGATGATGAAGATATAAGAGATTTAATATTAGATTATGAATATGAGAGAACTAGTAATATAAGTGAAGAATTGATAAGTATGGCCAATGATGTTTCTGGTAAAGATAATGTTTCGGTTATAGTGATAAAAGTATAA
- the prkC gene encoding PASTA domain-containing Ser/Thr kinase PrkC (PrkC, as found in Clostridium difficile, has a kinase domain, two PASTA domains, and a C-terminal Gly-rich repeat region.): MGDTILGNRYEIIRKIGDGGMAFVYEAKDRLLNRTVALKVLRPEFVDDDEFLTKFKREAEAVASLSHPNIVNVYDVGEDGKVHYIVMEFVDGKNLKEIIQDEGILDEYTALDITKQIAMALSAAHKKGIIHRDIKPHNILISNEGRVVKVADFGIAKAVSNSTMTNIGSIIGSVHYFSPEQAKGKFVTNNADLYSLGIVLYEMLIGKVPFRGDSPISIALQHINDDIDFTSEEKVRIPQSVRTTIKKLTEKSSADRYQTAEELIEDIEYIEKNIDLDFIKEYDDFATKKIDEKEINKVVNPTLAKPAPEKVVKPVEVADLDDDEDYYDDFYEEDDDEDEEEEEIMRAKKNQRPKSTPSKRTKKKKKKQESPKSRRRLKVIAAVLILILCAQVFLAYKFLFAGGFGNKSLTVPNLVNMTLEEAQSAVEKEGLYLSVKSEEYNSEVDENCIISQTPEGGSTNVKKGDTINVVVSKGSSQASVPNVVGLTLSNAKQLIEENNLKVGTVKYEYSSIYKEGTVLSQSPGAGSSRAQEGDEVNLYVSKGSEKSNTQTPTVPDKKPTTPENNTPTEPGSNSGNSGGNSGGSNSGNSGGNSGNNGSNSGGSNSGNSGGNSGGSNSGDNGGSSGGSNSGDNGGSSGGSNSGDNGDSSGGSNSGDNGGTSSGTGANIGKTE, translated from the coding sequence GTGGGAGATACAATTTTAGGAAATCGATATGAAATCATCAGGAAGATTGGTGATGGAGGAATGGCCTTTGTATATGAGGCTAAAGACAGATTATTAAACAGGACTGTTGCACTTAAAGTACTTAGACCTGAATTTGTAGATGATGATGAATTTCTAACAAAGTTTAAAAGAGAGGCAGAAGCAGTAGCAAGTCTTTCACATCCAAATATAGTAAATGTTTATGATGTTGGTGAAGATGGAAAAGTTCACTACATTGTAATGGAGTTTGTAGATGGGAAGAATCTAAAAGAGATTATACAAGATGAAGGTATATTAGATGAATATACTGCATTAGATATAACAAAACAAATAGCTATGGCACTTAGTGCAGCGCACAAAAAGGGGATTATACATAGAGATATAAAACCTCATAATATTCTCATATCAAATGAAGGAAGAGTAGTAAAAGTGGCTGATTTTGGTATAGCCAAAGCTGTTTCAAATTCAACAATGACTAATATTGGTAGTATAATAGGTTCAGTGCATTATTTTTCACCAGAGCAAGCTAAAGGTAAATTTGTAACTAATAATGCTGACCTGTATTCTCTAGGTATAGTTTTATATGAAATGTTGATAGGAAAAGTTCCATTTAGGGGAGATAGTCCAATTTCTATAGCACTTCAACACATTAATGATGATATAGACTTTACATCAGAAGAAAAAGTTAGGATTCCTCAAAGTGTAAGAACTACAATAAAAAAGCTTACAGAAAAATCTAGTGCAGATAGATATCAAACTGCTGAAGAATTGATAGAAGATATAGAGTATATAGAAAAAAATATTGATTTAGATTTTATAAAAGAATATGATGATTTTGCAACTAAGAAAATTGATGAAAAGGAAATTAATAAAGTTGTAAATCCAACACTTGCAAAACCAGCTCCTGAAAAAGTGGTTAAGCCTGTTGAAGTAGCTGATTTGGATGATGATGAAGATTACTATGATGATTTTTATGAAGAAGATGATGATGAAGATGAAGAAGAGGAAGAGATAATGAGAGCTAAAAAGAATCAGAGACCTAAGAGTACTCCAAGTAAGAGAACTAAGAAAAAGAAGAAAAAACAGGAAAGCCCAAAATCTAGAAGAAGATTAAAAGTAATTGCGGCTGTTTTGATACTGATATTGTGTGCTCAAGTATTCTTAGCATATAAGTTTTTATTTGCTGGAGGGTTTGGCAATAAATCTTTGACTGTTCCTAATCTTGTAAATATGACATTAGAAGAAGCTCAAAGTGCTGTTGAAAAAGAAGGATTATACCTGAGTGTAAAAAGTGAAGAGTATAATAGTGAAGTTGATGAAAATTGTATAATATCACAGACACCTGAAGGTGGAAGTACAAATGTCAAAAAGGGTGATACTATAAATGTTGTCGTAAGTAAAGGTTCAAGTCAGGCATCTGTTCCTAATGTAGTGGGACTTACTTTGAGTAATGCAAAACAACTTATTGAAGAAAATAACTTAAAAGTGGGAACTGTTAAGTATGAATACAGCTCAATATATAAAGAAGGTACAGTTTTAAGTCAGAGTCCAGGTGCTGGCTCATCAAGAGCTCAGGAAGGTGATGAGGTAAACCTATATGTAAGCAAAGGTTCAGAAAAATCAAATACACAGACTCCAACAGTACCAGATAAAAAACCAACAACACCAGAGAATAATACACCAACAGAACCTGGTTCAAACTCAGGAAACAGTGGTGGAAATTCAGGAGGCTCAAATTCAGGAAATAGTGGTGGAAACTCAGGCAATAATGGAAGTAACTCAGGAGGTTCAAACTCAGGAAATAGTGGTGGAAACTCAGGAGGTTCAAACTCAGGAGATAATGGAGGAAGTTCAGGAGGCTCAAACTCAGGAGACAATGGAGGAAGTTCAGGAGGTTCAAACTCAGGAGACAATGGAGATAGTTCAGGAGGCTCAAACTCAGGAGATAATGGAGGAACTTCATCAGGAACTGGCGCAAACATTGGTAAAACAGAATAA
- the ymfI gene encoding elongation factor P 5-aminopentanone reductase: MKKKTVLITGGARGIGKAMSKAFAKEGYNVLVNFNKSENEAKELYTILNEKNFSVKLFKANISNREDVEDMVDYCIKEFGGLDVLVNNAGVSQDKLFTDITDEDWDNMMNINLKGSFYCSQVALKYMISEKKGNIINISSIWGISGASCEVHYSITKAGIIGMTKALAKEVGPSNIRVNSIAPGVINTDMLSGYNEEDIDALVEETPLMRLGTPEDIANCAIFLASDKSNFITGQVISPNGGFVI, translated from the coding sequence ATGAAGAAGAAAACAGTTTTAATTACAGGAGGAGCTAGAGGGATTGGTAAAGCTATGTCTAAAGCTTTTGCAAAAGAAGGTTACAATGTATTAGTAAATTTTAATAAGTCAGAAAATGAAGCTAAAGAGTTGTACACTATATTAAATGAAAAAAATTTTTCTGTAAAACTTTTTAAGGCTAATATTTCAAATAGAGAAGATGTAGAGGATATGGTAGATTATTGTATAAAAGAATTTGGAGGATTGGATGTACTTGTAAACAATGCTGGTGTAAGTCAAGATAAGTTGTTTACAGATATAACTGATGAAGATTGGGATAATATGATGAATATTAATTTAAAAGGAAGCTTTTATTGTTCACAAGTTGCTTTAAAATACATGATATCAGAAAAAAAAGGAAATATAATTAATATATCTTCAATCTGGGGTATATCAGGTGCCTCTTGTGAAGTGCATTATTCTATAACAAAAGCAGGCATAATAGGTATGACAAAGGCATTAGCTAAAGAAGTAGGACCATCAAATATTAGAGTAAATAGCATAGCTCCAGGTGTCATTAATACTGACATGTTATCTGGATATAATGAGGAAGATATAGACGCTCTTGTGGAAGAAACCCCTCTAATGAGGCTAGGAACTCCAGAAGATATAGCAAATTGTGCTATTTTCTTGGCATCAGACAAATCAAATTTTATCACTGGTCAGGTAATTAGTCCAAACGGAGGATTTGTTATTTAA